The following proteins are encoded in a genomic region of Sebastes fasciatus isolate fSebFas1 chromosome 14, fSebFas1.pri, whole genome shotgun sequence:
- the rpgra gene encoding uncharacterized protein rpgra isoform X37, with translation MTGQDDVDIPETGAIFTFGKSSFADNVPSTFWLKNDQPVHLSCGGEHTAVVTENGRLLMFGGNAWGQLGRGFKLAARKPASVKALKSEKVKLVACGRDHTIVCTWRGSVYVAGSNHDGQLGMGHCNNTTSFHLLHPFCDHAPIKMLSAGCNTSAALTEDGRLWMWGANAVGQIGLGDEGFAAEPTEVDVGEAVLWVSCGYHHSAFVTVDGDLYTFGESANGRLGLQVEQLANHRVPQRVQGILGRVTQVCCGGEHTVALTEENVYTFGRGQYGQLGHGTFLFEVDLPKPVEHFSNSSIKHIACGEKHTAVMTNSGLLYTFGDGRHGKLGLGEENFINQFSPTLCTRFFKCNVQLVSCGGNHMLVLAAPRPPESQEVVPEDDATITENFLEPSYTEILQLGALIDPLMALSARARHRQKGSSVELFGEMSHNLPRLSSDFLNPSWQTSRNIPTHKTPSKDFTTPASSPKPQSEVILSPPLFPRSPVLSSKPSSPRSQSSNTFQNKSSTTASSKSKSKELPSPLLSPKSITEQNTPVSPKRAAKKRLYRVSTAKKALIEESPLPPKEPCSPTRPSSDVSNKHLSEEEHPASPQTEEENVQRQIVIEDVEENISEKGVDSDFLPNMEKKKGRALRRTMKEAQLFEVNGKAGHNSLKASPTALLKGSLKKEVSPPRSSKSLKNTSKKVTSKGKENITKQSLKIKTHEDEQARKEPSHLKSPASSPKSPQSVRKTLTEAQQRLTELKRNDRRHRNIKEMNINKEDTKASPFKKNLIETPKKEEHKSSALDKTSPVIKVTTGNETSSISVQSVSSSSVERDSEIQSETTDVKPDEVQMQRETQRVKSTPTKDLHKVESVLGKGQNKALDVKSPLVRKGTTPAQVDTKKSQSVKSTPVKIKGTPQEVKSTPVKSQSKFAGNTPVKSKGRVVENELNTAQKMGGRTADKQKIPGDDGGEDKKKAKESKLKAKTKPGGEEGNEIRVKGQADSEDNTRAKPRSKQTESSSPLLSQQDTPIEVLCNPISSQSTHRTEVVSVSGAKSLQGPEPVDKDLLVSGTSMEDTQSLTEEKPRWGEILSTAALLLPAVGIAGAAMGVLSEAVTSIGASQSDTVTSTPPKTPRRVMQFTKQSAVLQPSFSSTHFSSTEASNPPEESTKKDVQVKKNVVQEEESHGSPQSQQGVVKSDGDEDFSQTEGKNRGTDVETFQQELGEDAKTYNHHEGEEKHTEDEEKKEDEESGSDVEDEGDEESGSDVEDEGEEEGSESSDDVLEEEKLSVSGEEEQENETAEEDEEEETGSSSEEEDEGSEKSDVIEAEEKGEESSEAAGEEGSEESTEEENKKEEEESEVSEDEEDESGEESGSSKSKDSEEEDRDGGDTAESDSEEENEEEEENEVGEEEGETEDQKDSIESEEEETDSEEDEETGKSEGEEDEKRDEASVNDEEEEEDGDPDEDREEQDEKRDKENEEEEEGEEEVSLDEGEAEEETAEEEEEGKEEEEEEGEEEEEESKEEVTEEEEEESKEEDTEEEEEESKEEVTEEEEEEKDEEEESKEEVTEEEEEKSKEDLTEQEEEEEEEEEEEESKEDLTEEEEEEEGEEEESKEGVTEEQEEEEEEEGEEEESKEEVTEEEEGEGEEEVAEEQESEGEEEGDEEEEEEENETKIKPKTETRLNKQREETKQEQPGGKKGGDSEEDEDEESEEEASEEEEEEGEEEESEEKGKAVNIKHGKKHAKREEGEKEKEGNTKVEEEEEEEEEEEEEVKSTTKNVQKLPPDTKDKQQKETPKPAPRTKKIAAREKTEADSKQFWNDVLPQYLDLQ, from the exons ATGACGGGACAGGACGATGTGGACATACCCG AAACAGGAGCCATCTTCACATTTGGAAAGAGCAGCTTTGCTGACAATGTGCCTAGTACATTCTGGTTGAAGAATGACCAGCCAGTGCACCTATCTTGTGGTGGAGAGCACACTGCTGTTGTCACAG AAAATGGCAGGCTACTCATGTTTGGTGGTAATGCTTGGGGCCAACTGGGGCGTGGATTTAAGCTTGCTGCCAGGAAACCTGCCTCCGTGAAAG CCTTAAAGTCTGAGAAGGTGAAGCTTGTGGCTTGTGGGAGAGATCACACAATCGTCTGCACAT gGCGGGGTAGTGTGTATGTGGCTGGCAGTAACCACGATGGGCAGCTTGGTATGGGCCACTGCAACAACACTACATCCTTCCACCTGCTTCATCCCTTCTGTGACCATGCACCAATCAAAATGCTGTCTGCAGGATGCAACACCTCAGCTGCCTTAACAG aGGACGGGAGGCTGTGGATGTGGGGAGCCAACGCCGTGGGTCAGATTGGTTTAGGGGACGAGGGGTTTGCAGCAGAACCCACAGAGGTGGATGTTGGGGAGGCGGTGCTTTGGGTCTCCTGTGGGTACCACCACTCAGCATTTGTCACAG tgGATGGAGATCTTTACACGTTTGGCGAGAGTGCGAATGGAAGGCTTGGTCTCCAGGTGGAGCAGCTGGCCAATCACAGAGTCCCTCAGCGGGTGCAAGGGATTCTGGGTCGTGTCACCCAGGTGTGCTGTGGAGGGGAGCACACTGTGGCACTCACAG AGGAGAACGTGTACACGTTTGGTAGAGGTCAGTACGGTCAGCTGGGCCACGGGACATTTCTGTTTGAAGTTGATTTGCCAAAACCAGTGGAGCACTTTAGTAACAGCAGCATCAAACATATCGCCTGTGGAGAAAAGCACACCGCTGTGATGACAA ACAGCGGACTCCTGTACACATTTGGTGATGGTCGTCATGGGAAACTGGGTTTAGGGGAGGAGAACTTCATCAACCAGTTCAGCCCGACACTCTGCACACGTTTTTTCAAGTGCAATGTTCAATTA GTGTCCTGCGGTGGTAACCACATGCTGGTACTGGCTGCACCCAGACCACCAGAGAGCCAAGAAGTGGTGCCAGAGGATGATGCCACAATCACAGAGAACTTTCTAGAGCCAAGTTACACAGAAATCCTTCAGCTGGGCGCTTTGATTGATCCACTCATGGCCCTCTCTGCTCGAGCTCGCCACAGACAAAAA GGAAGCTCTGTGGAGCTGTTTGGAGAGATGTCTCACAACCTCCCACGTCTAAGTTCTGACTTCCTCAACCCCTCCTGGCAAACGTCCAGAAATATCCCAACCCATAAAACGCCCTCAAAGGACTTTACTACCCCTGCATCATCCCCGAAACCACAATCAGAAGTAATACTAAGCCCACCACTCTTCCCCAGATCTCCAGTGTTATCCTCTAAGCCATCGAGCCCACGTTCTCAATCGTCGAACACCTTTCAGAATAAATCCTCTACCACTGCTTCCTCTAAGTCTAAATCCAAAGAGCTGCCTTCTCCCTTACTATCGCCAAAGTCTATAACTGAACAGAACACCCCAGTATCTCCTAAAAGGGCTGCGAAAAAAAGACTGTACAGAGTGTCAACCGCTAAAAAGGCCTTAATTGAAGAATCTCCTCTACCACCTAAAGAGCCCTGCAGCCCCACTAGACCCTCCAGTGATGTTTCCAATAAACATCTCAGTGAGGAAGAGCATCCTGCCTCGCCACAAACAG agGAAGAAAATGTTCAGAGACAAATTGTCATAGAAGATGTGGAGGAGAATATCTCTGAGAAAGGAGTCGACTCTGACTTTTTGCCAAATATG GAAAAGAAGAAAGGTCGAGCTCTTAGAAGAACTATGAAAGAGGCACAGTTGTTTGAGGTCAATGGAAAGGCAGGACATAATTCTCTCAAGGCCTCACCCACAGCGCTCCTGAAAGGCTCTTTAAAGAAAGAAGTGTCTCCACCGAGGAGCTCAAAGAGTCTAAAAAACACATCCAAAAAAGTCACATCTAAAGGCAAAGAGAACATCACCAAGCAGTCTCTTAAAATCAAAACTCATGAAGACGAACAAGCTCGAAAGGAACCCTCGCATTTGAAATCACCAGCATCGAGCCCAAAAAGTCCACAATCTGTCAGGAAGACACTGACTGAAGCGCAGCAGAGACTGACTGAATTGAAGAGAAATGACAGGAGACATAGAAATATTAAAGAAATGAATATAAACAAAGAGGATACGAAAGCCAGCCCTTTTAAGAAAAACTTGATAGAGACACCAAAAAAGGAGGAACATAAATCATCAGCTTTGGACAAGACATCTCCTGTTATTAAGGTCACTACAGGAAATGAAACAAGCAGCATATCTGTCCAAAGTGTAAGTTCGTCATCCGTAGAAAGAGATTCAGAAATCCAGAGTGAGACCACTGATGTCAAACCTGATGAAGTGCAGATGCAACGGGAGACGCAGCGAGTCAAATCAACTCCAACAAAAGATTTGCACAAGGTTGAATCTGTACTGGGAAAAGGTCAAAATAAAGCACTGGATGTAAAATCACCACTAGTGAGAAAAGGAACCACACCTGCTCAGGTTGATACTAAGAAATCCCAAAGTGTTAAATCGACACCAGTGAAAATTAAAGGGACACCGCAGGAGGTCAAATCCACACCAgtcaaaagtcaaagtaaatttGCAGGAAACACTCCCGTTAAAAGCAAAGGAAGAGTTGTGGAAAATGAATTAAACACAGCTCAAAAAATGGGAGGTAGAACTGCAGATAAGCAGAAGATACCTGGAGATGACGGCGGTGAAGATAAAAAGAAGGCAAAAGAATCTAAACTGAAGGCAAAAACAAAACCAGGGGGAGAAGAAGGAAATGAAATAAGAGTTAAAGGACAAGCTGACTCTGAAGATAATACGAGGGCCAAGCCAAGAAGTAAGCAGACAGAATCTTCCAGCCCGCTGTTATCACAACAGGATACACCTATTGAAGTGCTGTGTAACCCCATTTCCTCACAAAGCACTCACAGAACAGAGGTGGTTTCCGTCAGCGGTGCCAAATCCCTGCAAGGCCCCGAACCTGTTGATAAGGATCTGCTCGTTTCTGGAACAAGCATGGAGGACACTCAGAGCCTGACTGAAGAAAAGCCAAGGTGGGGGGAGATCCTCAGTACCGCAGCCTTACTCCTTCCTGCTGTGGGGATAGCAGGTGCAGCTATGGGGGTCCTTAGTGAGGCAGTGACAAGCATAGGGGCTTCTCAGTCTGATACAGTTACCTCTACACCACCCAAAACACCCAGGCGAGTGATGCAATTCACAAAACAGAGTGCAGTTTTGCAGCCTTCTTTTTCCTCGACACATTTTTCTTCAACAGAAGCGTCAAATCCACCAGAAGAAAGCACGAAGAAAGATGTTCAGGTCAAGAAAAATGTAGTTCAAGAAGAAGAAAGTCATGGTTCCCCTCAGTCACAACAGGGGGTGGTGAAGAGTGACGGGGATGAAGACTTTTCACAAACAGAGGGTAAGAACAGGGGCACAGATGTGGAAACTTTCCAGCAAGAACTCGGAGAAGATGCGAAAACCTACAACCATCAtgagggagaagaaaaacatactGAAGATGAGGAAAAGAAGGAAGATGAAGAAAGCGGAAGCGATGTGGAagatgaaggagatgaagagagtgGAAGCGATGTGGAagatgaaggagaggaggagggaagtgaGAGTAGTGATGATGTCTTAGAGGAGGAAAAGCTGAGTGTTTCTGGTGAGGAAGAGCAAGAGAATGAAACtgcagaggaagatgaggaggaggaaacaggCTCCAGcagtgaggaagaggatgaaggaAGTGAGAAGAGTGATGTTATAGAGGCTGAAGAGAAGGGAGAAGAAAGCAGTGAGGCAGCAGGGGAGGAGGGAAGTGAAGAATCCACTGAAGAAGAGaataaaaaagaagaggaagaaagtgAGGTGAGtgaggatgaagaagatgaaAGTGGTGAAGAGTCGGGGAGCAGCAAGAGCAAAGattcagaggaggaggacagagacggAGGTGACACTGCAGAGTCTGATTCTGAGGAAGaaaacgaagaagaagaagaaaatgaggTTGGTGAGGAAGAGGGTGAAACTGAGGACCAAAAAGATTCCATCgaaagtgaggaggaggagacagactcagaagaagatgaagaaacgGGTAAGAGTGAAGGGGAGGAAGATGAGAAACGGGATGAAGCGAGTGTAAatgacgaggaggaagaggaagacggTGATCCTGATGAAGACAGAGAAGAGCAAGATGAAAAGCGTGATAAAgaaaatgaggaggaggaagagggtgaGGAAGAGGTATCTTTAGATGAAGGGGAAGCTGAGGAAGAGactgcagaggaggaagaggaaggaaaggaggaggaagaagaagagggcgaggaggag gaagaagagagtaaGGAGGAGgttacagaggaggaggaagaagagagtaaGGAGGAGgatacagaggaggaggaagaagagagtaaGGAGGAGgttacagaggaggaggaagaagaga aggatgaggaagaagagagtAAGGAGGAGgttacagaggaggaagaagaga agagtaaGGAGGACCTTacagag caggaggaggaggaagaagaagaggaggaggaagaagagagtaaGGAGGACctaacagaggaggaggaagaagaagagggtgaggaagaagagagtAAGGAGGGGGTtacagaggagcaggaggaggaggaggaagaagagggtgaggaagaagagagtAAGGAGGAGgttacagaggaggaagagggcgaGGGTGAGGAAGAGGTTGCAGAGGAGCAAGAGAGTGAAGGTGAGGAGGAAggggatgaggaagaggaggaagaggagaatgaAACAAAGATTAAACCAAAAACAGAGACAAGACTCAataaacagagagaagaaacaAAACAGGAACAACCTGGAGGAAAGAAAGGTGGTGATTctgaggaagatgaagatgaggagagtgaggaagaagctagtgaagaagaggaagaggagggagaagaggaggagagtgaggAAAAAGGAAAGGCTGTAAACATCAAACATGGTAAGAAACATGCTAAAAGGGAGgaaggtgagaaagaaaaagagggaaatacaaaagtggaggaggaagaagaagaggaggaggaggaggaggaggaggtaaaatcaacaacaaaaaacgtACAGAAGTTGCCTCCTGAcacaaaagacaaacaacagaAAGAAACACCTAAACCAGCACCGAGGACGAAGAAGATCGCTGCAAGAGAGAAGACAGAAGCCGACTCTAAGCAGTTCTGGAACGATGTTCTGCCTCAGTACCTCGACCTGCAATGA
- the rpgra gene encoding uncharacterized protein rpgra isoform X50 codes for MTGQDDVDIPETGAIFTFGKSSFADNVPSTFWLKNDQPVHLSCGGEHTAVVTENGRLLMFGGNAWGQLGRGFKLAARKPASVKALKSEKVKLVACGRDHTIVCTWRGSVYVAGSNHDGQLGMGHCNNTTSFHLLHPFCDHAPIKMLSAGCNTSAALTEDGRLWMWGANAVGQIGLGDEGFAAEPTEVDVGEAVLWVSCGYHHSAFVTVDGDLYTFGESANGRLGLQVEQLANHRVPQRVQGILGRVTQVCCGGEHTVALTEENVYTFGRGQYGQLGHGTFLFEVDLPKPVEHFSNSSIKHIACGEKHTAVMTNSGLLYTFGDGRHGKLGLGEENFINQFSPTLCTRFFKCNVQLVSCGGNHMLVLAAPRPPESQEVVPEDDATITENFLEPSYTEILQLGALIDPLMALSARARHRQKGSSVELFGEMSHNLPRLSSDFLNPSWQTSRNIPTHKTPSKDFTTPASSPKPQSEVILSPPLFPRSPVLSSKPSSPRSQSSNTFQNKSSTTASSKSKSKELPSPLLSPKSITEQNTPVSPKRAAKKRLYRVSTAKKALIEESPLPPKEPCSPTRPSSDVSNKHLSEEEHPASPQTEEENVQRQIVIEDVEENISEKGVDSDFLPNMEKKKGRALRRTMKEAQLFEVNGKAGHNSLKASPTALLKGSLKKEVSPPRSSKSLKNTSKKVTSKGKENITKQSLKIKTHEDEQARKEPSHLKSPASSPKSPQSVRKTLTEAQQRLTELKRNDRRHRNIKEMNINKEDTKASPFKKNLIETPKKEEHKSSALDKTSPVIKVTTGNETSSISVQSVSSSSVERDSEIQSETTDVKPDEVQMQRETQRVKSTPTKDLHKVESVLGKGQNKALDVKSPLVRKGTTPAQVDTKKSQSVKSTPVKIKGTPQEVKSTPVKSQSKFAGNTPVKSKGRVVENELNTAQKMGGRTADKQKIPGDDGGEDKKKAKESKLKAKTKPGGEEGNEIRVKGQADSEDNTRAKPRSKQTESSSPLLSQQDTPIEVLCNPISSQSTHRTEVVSVSGAKSLQGPEPVDKDLLVSGTSMEDTQSLTEEKPRWGEILSTAALLLPAVGIAGAAMGVLSEAVTSIGASQSDTVTSTPPKTPRRVMQFTKQSAVLQPSFSSTHFSSTEASNPPEESTKKDVQVKKNVVQEEESHGSPQSQQGVVKSDGDEDFSQTEGKNRGTDVETFQQELGEDAKTYNHHEGEEKHTEDEEKKEDEESGSDVEDEGDEESGSDVEDEGEEEGSESSDDVLEEEKLSVSGEEEQENETAEEDEEEETGSSSEEEDEGSEKSDVIEAEEKGEESSEAAGEEGSEESTEEENKKEEEESEVSEDEEDESGEESGSSKSKDSEEEDRDGGDTAESDSEEENEEEEENEVGEEEGETEDQKDSIESEEEETDSEEDEETGKSEGEEDEKRDEASVNDEEEEEDGDPDEDREEQDEKRDKENEEEEEGEEEVSLDEGEAEEETAEEEEEGKEEEEEEGEEEEEESKEEVTEEEEEESKEEDTEEEEEESKEEVAEEQESEGEEEGDEEEEEEENETKIKPKTETRLNKQREETKQEQPGGKKGGDSEEDEDEESEEEASEEEEEEGEEEESEEKGKAVNIKHGKKHAKREEGEKEKEGNTKVEEEEEEEEEEEEEVKSTTKNVQKLPPDTKDKQQKETPKPAPRTKKIAAREKTEADSKQFWNDVLPQYLDLQ; via the exons ATGACGGGACAGGACGATGTGGACATACCCG AAACAGGAGCCATCTTCACATTTGGAAAGAGCAGCTTTGCTGACAATGTGCCTAGTACATTCTGGTTGAAGAATGACCAGCCAGTGCACCTATCTTGTGGTGGAGAGCACACTGCTGTTGTCACAG AAAATGGCAGGCTACTCATGTTTGGTGGTAATGCTTGGGGCCAACTGGGGCGTGGATTTAAGCTTGCTGCCAGGAAACCTGCCTCCGTGAAAG CCTTAAAGTCTGAGAAGGTGAAGCTTGTGGCTTGTGGGAGAGATCACACAATCGTCTGCACAT gGCGGGGTAGTGTGTATGTGGCTGGCAGTAACCACGATGGGCAGCTTGGTATGGGCCACTGCAACAACACTACATCCTTCCACCTGCTTCATCCCTTCTGTGACCATGCACCAATCAAAATGCTGTCTGCAGGATGCAACACCTCAGCTGCCTTAACAG aGGACGGGAGGCTGTGGATGTGGGGAGCCAACGCCGTGGGTCAGATTGGTTTAGGGGACGAGGGGTTTGCAGCAGAACCCACAGAGGTGGATGTTGGGGAGGCGGTGCTTTGGGTCTCCTGTGGGTACCACCACTCAGCATTTGTCACAG tgGATGGAGATCTTTACACGTTTGGCGAGAGTGCGAATGGAAGGCTTGGTCTCCAGGTGGAGCAGCTGGCCAATCACAGAGTCCCTCAGCGGGTGCAAGGGATTCTGGGTCGTGTCACCCAGGTGTGCTGTGGAGGGGAGCACACTGTGGCACTCACAG AGGAGAACGTGTACACGTTTGGTAGAGGTCAGTACGGTCAGCTGGGCCACGGGACATTTCTGTTTGAAGTTGATTTGCCAAAACCAGTGGAGCACTTTAGTAACAGCAGCATCAAACATATCGCCTGTGGAGAAAAGCACACCGCTGTGATGACAA ACAGCGGACTCCTGTACACATTTGGTGATGGTCGTCATGGGAAACTGGGTTTAGGGGAGGAGAACTTCATCAACCAGTTCAGCCCGACACTCTGCACACGTTTTTTCAAGTGCAATGTTCAATTA GTGTCCTGCGGTGGTAACCACATGCTGGTACTGGCTGCACCCAGACCACCAGAGAGCCAAGAAGTGGTGCCAGAGGATGATGCCACAATCACAGAGAACTTTCTAGAGCCAAGTTACACAGAAATCCTTCAGCTGGGCGCTTTGATTGATCCACTCATGGCCCTCTCTGCTCGAGCTCGCCACAGACAAAAA GGAAGCTCTGTGGAGCTGTTTGGAGAGATGTCTCACAACCTCCCACGTCTAAGTTCTGACTTCCTCAACCCCTCCTGGCAAACGTCCAGAAATATCCCAACCCATAAAACGCCCTCAAAGGACTTTACTACCCCTGCATCATCCCCGAAACCACAATCAGAAGTAATACTAAGCCCACCACTCTTCCCCAGATCTCCAGTGTTATCCTCTAAGCCATCGAGCCCACGTTCTCAATCGTCGAACACCTTTCAGAATAAATCCTCTACCACTGCTTCCTCTAAGTCTAAATCCAAAGAGCTGCCTTCTCCCTTACTATCGCCAAAGTCTATAACTGAACAGAACACCCCAGTATCTCCTAAAAGGGCTGCGAAAAAAAGACTGTACAGAGTGTCAACCGCTAAAAAGGCCTTAATTGAAGAATCTCCTCTACCACCTAAAGAGCCCTGCAGCCCCACTAGACCCTCCAGTGATGTTTCCAATAAACATCTCAGTGAGGAAGAGCATCCTGCCTCGCCACAAACAG agGAAGAAAATGTTCAGAGACAAATTGTCATAGAAGATGTGGAGGAGAATATCTCTGAGAAAGGAGTCGACTCTGACTTTTTGCCAAATATG GAAAAGAAGAAAGGTCGAGCTCTTAGAAGAACTATGAAAGAGGCACAGTTGTTTGAGGTCAATGGAAAGGCAGGACATAATTCTCTCAAGGCCTCACCCACAGCGCTCCTGAAAGGCTCTTTAAAGAAAGAAGTGTCTCCACCGAGGAGCTCAAAGAGTCTAAAAAACACATCCAAAAAAGTCACATCTAAAGGCAAAGAGAACATCACCAAGCAGTCTCTTAAAATCAAAACTCATGAAGACGAACAAGCTCGAAAGGAACCCTCGCATTTGAAATCACCAGCATCGAGCCCAAAAAGTCCACAATCTGTCAGGAAGACACTGACTGAAGCGCAGCAGAGACTGACTGAATTGAAGAGAAATGACAGGAGACATAGAAATATTAAAGAAATGAATATAAACAAAGAGGATACGAAAGCCAGCCCTTTTAAGAAAAACTTGATAGAGACACCAAAAAAGGAGGAACATAAATCATCAGCTTTGGACAAGACATCTCCTGTTATTAAGGTCACTACAGGAAATGAAACAAGCAGCATATCTGTCCAAAGTGTAAGTTCGTCATCCGTAGAAAGAGATTCAGAAATCCAGAGTGAGACCACTGATGTCAAACCTGATGAAGTGCAGATGCAACGGGAGACGCAGCGAGTCAAATCAACTCCAACAAAAGATTTGCACAAGGTTGAATCTGTACTGGGAAAAGGTCAAAATAAAGCACTGGATGTAAAATCACCACTAGTGAGAAAAGGAACCACACCTGCTCAGGTTGATACTAAGAAATCCCAAAGTGTTAAATCGACACCAGTGAAAATTAAAGGGACACCGCAGGAGGTCAAATCCACACCAgtcaaaagtcaaagtaaatttGCAGGAAACACTCCCGTTAAAAGCAAAGGAAGAGTTGTGGAAAATGAATTAAACACAGCTCAAAAAATGGGAGGTAGAACTGCAGATAAGCAGAAGATACCTGGAGATGACGGCGGTGAAGATAAAAAGAAGGCAAAAGAATCTAAACTGAAGGCAAAAACAAAACCAGGGGGAGAAGAAGGAAATGAAATAAGAGTTAAAGGACAAGCTGACTCTGAAGATAATACGAGGGCCAAGCCAAGAAGTAAGCAGACAGAATCTTCCAGCCCGCTGTTATCACAACAGGATACACCTATTGAAGTGCTGTGTAACCCCATTTCCTCACAAAGCACTCACAGAACAGAGGTGGTTTCCGTCAGCGGTGCCAAATCCCTGCAAGGCCCCGAACCTGTTGATAAGGATCTGCTCGTTTCTGGAACAAGCATGGAGGACACTCAGAGCCTGACTGAAGAAAAGCCAAGGTGGGGGGAGATCCTCAGTACCGCAGCCTTACTCCTTCCTGCTGTGGGGATAGCAGGTGCAGCTATGGGGGTCCTTAGTGAGGCAGTGACAAGCATAGGGGCTTCTCAGTCTGATACAGTTACCTCTACACCACCCAAAACACCCAGGCGAGTGATGCAATTCACAAAACAGAGTGCAGTTTTGCAGCCTTCTTTTTCCTCGACACATTTTTCTTCAACAGAAGCGTCAAATCCACCAGAAGAAAGCACGAAGAAAGATGTTCAGGTCAAGAAAAATGTAGTTCAAGAAGAAGAAAGTCATGGTTCCCCTCAGTCACAACAGGGGGTGGTGAAGAGTGACGGGGATGAAGACTTTTCACAAACAGAGGGTAAGAACAGGGGCACAGATGTGGAAACTTTCCAGCAAGAACTCGGAGAAGATGCGAAAACCTACAACCATCAtgagggagaagaaaaacatactGAAGATGAGGAAAAGAAGGAAGATGAAGAAAGCGGAAGCGATGTGGAagatgaaggagatgaagagagtgGAAGCGATGTGGAagatgaaggagaggaggagggaagtgaGAGTAGTGATGATGTCTTAGAGGAGGAAAAGCTGAGTGTTTCTGGTGAGGAAGAGCAAGAGAATGAAACtgcagaggaagatgaggaggaggaaacaggCTCCAGcagtgaggaagaggatgaaggaAGTGAGAAGAGTGATGTTATAGAGGCTGAAGAGAAGGGAGAAGAAAGCAGTGAGGCAGCAGGGGAGGAGGGAAGTGAAGAATCCACTGAAGAAGAGaataaaaaagaagaggaagaaagtgAGGTGAGtgaggatgaagaagatgaaAGTGGTGAAGAGTCGGGGAGCAGCAAGAGCAAAGattcagaggaggaggacagagacggAGGTGACACTGCAGAGTCTGATTCTGAGGAAGaaaacgaagaagaagaagaaaatgaggTTGGTGAGGAAGAGGGTGAAACTGAGGACCAAAAAGATTCCATCgaaagtgaggaggaggagacagactcagaagaagatgaagaaacgGGTAAGAGTGAAGGGGAGGAAGATGAGAAACGGGATGAAGCGAGTGTAAatgacgaggaggaagaggaagacggTGATCCTGATGAAGACAGAGAAGAGCAAGATGAAAAGCGTGATAAAgaaaatgaggaggaggaagagggtgaGGAAGAGGTATCTTTAGATGAAGGGGAAGCTGAGGAAGAGactgcagaggaggaagaggaaggaaaggaggaggaagaagaagagggcgaggaggag gaagaagagagtaaGGAGGAGgttacagaggaggaggaagaagagagtaaGGAGGAGgatacagaggaggaggaagaagagagtaaGGAGGAG GTTGCAGAGGAGCAAGAGAGTGAAGGTGAGGAGGAAggggatgaggaagaggaggaagaggagaatgaAACAAAGATTAAACCAAAAACAGAGACAAGACTCAataaacagagagaagaaacaAAACAGGAACAACCTGGAGGAAAGAAAGGTGGTGATTctgaggaagatgaagatgaggagagtgaggaagaagctagtgaagaagaggaagaggagggagaagaggaggagagtgaggAAAAAGGAAAGGCTGTAAACATCAAACATGGTAAGAAACATGCTAAAAGGGAGgaaggtgagaaagaaaaagagggaaatacaaaagtggaggaggaagaagaagaggaggaggaggaggaggaggaggtaaaatcaacaacaaaaaacgtACAGAAGTTGCCTCCTGAcacaaaagacaaacaacagaAAGAAACACCTAAACCAGCACCGAGGACGAAGAAGATCGCTGCAAGAGAGAAGACAGAAGCCGACTCTAAGCAGTTCTGGAACGATGTTCTGCCTCAGTACCTCGACCTGCAATGA